Sequence from the Nocardia brasiliensis genome:
CAGGGCATGCCCGTCCACGGCGTGTGCCGACTGCCACGAAACAACCACGGCAAGAAGGGATGTCGGTACCGGTGCGTTGGCGCCTTTGCTGAGTTTCATCGTCCCCGAACTATGCCACGACCCTCCGACACGCCGAGCTCGCCGGTGGTCCGGTTCGGCGGGGCGGGGCCGCGTACGACGCGTTTTTCCAGGCCGCGACGGTAGTCGGTTCAGTGCACGGCGCGGTCGGCGGCGGCCCGCAGCGTGGCGGCGGCCTTCAAGGTCATCTCGTGGTACTCGTCCTCGGCGGTGGAATCGAGCACGATGGCGCCGCCCGCGCCGATTCGCCAGCGGCCGTCGTAGCGGACGGCGGTGCGGATGACGATATTGAGGTCGGCGGTGCCGCCGAGTCCGAGGAAGCCGATGGTGCCCGAATAGACGCCGCGTGCTTCGGTTTCCAGCTCGTCGATGATCTCCATGGTGCGCAGCTTCGGCGCGCCGGTCATCGAGCCGCCGGGGAAACACGCGCGCAGGCAGTCGATCACATCGACATCCGGCCGCAGCGTGCCGCGCACGGTGGAAACCAGTTGATGCATGGTCATGTACGACTCGATGGCCATCAACTTCGGCACGTGCACGCTGCCGATCTCGCAGACCCGGCCCAGATCGTTGCGCAGCAGGTCGACGATCATCAGGTTCTCGGCCCTGGTCTTCGGGCTGTCGGCCAGTTCCCTGGCCAGCCGCGCGTCCTCGGCGGGGGTCGCGCCGCGCGGCGCGGTGCCCTTGATCGGCTTGCTCTCCACCGTGCGGCTGCGGTCGATCTTCAGGAAGCGTTCCGGTGAGGAGCAGGCGATCTCGAGATCGTCGAAGCGCAGGTAGGCCGCGTAGGGCGCCGGATTGCAGCGCCGCAGTGTGCGATAGAAGTCGAGGCCGTCGTCGTCGGCCGCGGGAATCGCCACGCCGTCGGTGAGGCAGATCTCGTAGGACTCACCCGCCAGCAGTCGCTCCTGGCAGACCTCGATGTCGGCGAGGTAGCGCGCGCGGCCGCGGATCAGCAGCGGTTCGACGGCGTCGCCGTCGGAGGGGATCTCGAGCGTGGGCGGATTCGCCCACGTGGGCAAGGCCGCCAGGGCCTCGGCGGTATCGCGCAGCCAGTCGGCGCCCGCCCGCAGCGTCTCCGGCGTCGAATCCGTCAGCGACAGCAGGTGGGTGCGCCCGCCGACGTGATCCACGACCACGATACGATCGGCGAACAGCCACTGCGCGTCCGGGGTCGGTGCCCGGTGCGCTGCCGCGCCGCCGCAGTCGGCCTTCACCTCATAGCCGAGGTAGCCGACGTACCCGCCGACGAAATCGAAAGGCAGCGTGGGTAGTTCGAGTCGGCGCCGCCGCAGTTCGGCGGCGAGATAGTCGAGCACGCCACCGGCCAGCACCCGGCGATTCCCGTCGGCGGACTCCACGGTCACCTCGCCGCTGCCGACCCGGTACCGCACCACCTCGGCCAGCGGTCCGCTCGCGTCACACAGGAACGAGAAGCGGTCGAGTCCCGGCTCGACGTGCTCGCTGTCCAGCCAGACGGCGGTGGGGGAGTTGCCGTACAGCCGGACGAACGCGCTCTCGGTGTCGATGGCCCGATCGATCACGGTGTGCTGTAACTGCCACTGCCGTGGCGGTTCGCCGAAGCGATCCGGCGGGGTAGGTCTGTCGTCCACGGGTGGCGAACCGTCGCCGACCCCGAATTGCTCGGCGCCGGCGGGGAATTGCTCCGGGGCGAGCGCTGCGACGGCCGAGGGCGGCTCGGGCGGTGGCGCACTCGGCGTGACCGGCCGCAGCCGCATCGTCACCGGATCGACGCGGCGCTCGCGGTCGCGACCGGAGGCGCTCGGCTTGCGATGCGCCGCAGTCAATTCCGCGAAATTGCGCAGCAGGGTGGCGCCGAACTCGCCCGCGATCGACTCGGGGTGGAACTGCACGCCCCACTGCGGCCGGTCGCGGTGCCGCACGCCCATGATCACGCCGTCGGCGGACAGTGCGGTGATCTCCAGGGTGTCCGGCAGCGGCCGCTGCGCGCACAGCGAGTGGTAGCGGACCGCGGTGAAGCCCTGCGGTATCCCCGTGAACAGGTCGCGGTCGTCGTGTTCGATCCGGTCCAGATAGCCGTGCCTGGCCGCGGGGGCCGGGGCGACGATGCCGCCCGCCGCGACCACGATGCCCTGATGTCCCAGGCATACGCCGAGCAACGGCAACTCGGCCTCGCGGATCACCGCGGCCGAGATGCCGACGTCGCGGGGCACGTCCGGGCGGCCAGGTCCGGGGGAGATCACGATGTTGTCGAACCTGCTCAGTTCGAGCTCGCCGGCCTCGTCATTGCGCACGACAGTCGGCTCGAGGCCGTTCACCTCGCTGATCAGCTGATACAGGTTGTAGGTGAACGAGTCGTAATTGTCGATGAGCAACGTGCGCATGGTGCTCGAAACCCTACGCCGCGCAGATGACGGCTAACTGTTGTCATGTGCCTTCAGTTTGCCGGGCCGGGTGGTGCACAATGTGGGGCATGGCTGATGCGCAACCGAGCGGCGTGGATCGCGATCTCGTCGACTTCGCCCTCGTCGGCAAGTGGATGGATGAGCAGGGTTTGCCCACAGGCGAATTCGAGGAGGTGACCGCGCTCGGCGGCGGCACGCAGAACGTCATGCTGCGGTTCGCGCGCGGCGGCCACGCCTACGTGCTGCGGCGTGGCCCGAAACACCTGCGGGCCAAGAGCAACGAGGTGATCCGCCGCGAGGCACGGCTGCTCGGCGCGTTGAACGACACCGAGGTGCGCGCGCCGCAGGTCATCGCGGCCTGTCCGGACGAGTCGATGATCGGGGCGGTGTTCTACCTGATGGAGCCGATCGACGGCTTCAATCCCGCCAACGAGCTGCCCGAGCTGCACGCGGGCGATCCGGCGATCCGCAAGGCGATGGGCCTGTCCGCGGTGGAGGCCATCGCCCGGCTCGGCGCGCTCGACTATCAGGCGCTCGGTCTGTCCGACTACGGCAAGCCCGACGGATTCCTGGAACGTCAGGTGCCGCGCTGGCTCGGTGAACTGGAGTCCTACGCGGCCAACGAGGGGTATCCCGGTCCGCGGATTCCCGGCGTGGAGCGGACCGGCGAATGGCTGGAACGGCACCGGCCCGCGGACTGGACCCCGGGCATCCTGCACGGCGACTGTCACCTGGCGAACATGATGTTCGCCTACGACGGCCCGCAGGTGGCGGCGATGGTCGACTGGGAGATGTCCACCATCGGCGATCCGCTGCTCGATCTCGGCTGGCAGATCGCGACCCGTCCGGTGCCCGGCACCACGGGCGCGGCGCTGGTCGGCAAGCTCGGCGCGGCGGGCGGGCTGCCGACGCCGGAGGAGATGGTCGCGCACTACGGGCGGTTCTCCGATCGCGACCTCAGCGCGGTCAACTGGTACACCGTGCTCGCCTGCTTCAAGCTCGGCATCGTGCTGGAGGGCACGCATGCGCGCGCGTTCGCGGGTAAGGCGCCCAAGCAGGTCGGCGACTTCCTGCACGCGATCACGCTGGAACTGTTCGAGCGCGCGCAGAGCTTGATGGAGTAGTTGTCGGGATGTTGCCGAGGGTTGGCGGAATATCTATCGAAGTTGATATTCCGCCAGGTTAGGTTGGGCGCATGCCGATCGTTCCCGATGTGAAGAATTGGACCTGGGTCGTCGAACGGGCTTGTGCCGATTGCGGTTTCGACCCGAACGGTACCGCGTTCGAGGCCGTGCCCGCACTGACCCGCGATACCGCTGTCCGGTTCGCCGAAGTGCTGAAGCGGCCGGACGCACGCGTGCGTCCGGACGACGCCACGTGGTCGGCGCTCGAGTACGGCGCGCACGTGCGCGACGTGTGCCGGCTGTTCGATTCCCGGCTGGCCCTGATGCTGGCCGGTGCGCCGGATGGTTCGGTGCCGCGCTTCGCGAACTGGGATCAGGACGAGACCGCGATCGCGGATCGCTACGACCAGCAGGACCCGGCGCGGGTGTCGGTGGAACTCGCGGACGCCGCGGAGCGGGTGGCCCGCGCCTTCGAATCCGTCCCGGTCGCGCAGCGGCGCCTGCGCGGTGAGCGCAGTGACGGGTCGGCCTTCACGGTGGACTCGTTCGCCCGGTACTTCATTCACGATCTCGTGCATCACGTGCATGACGTGCGGGGCTGATACTAGAACGTGTTCGTGTAGCACGATCGCCTGTGCCGCTGAATTTTCGAAGCAGTACTAGAACGCGTTCCACTTTTCTCGTAGTGTGGGTGCAGTCACATATAAGCACGTGCATGCGAGAGGGTCGACAGGAATGAAGACGAAGGGCGCGATCCTGTGGGGGATCGACCAACCGTGGTCGGTAGAAGAGATCGAGGTCGGCGATCCGGTCTCCGGTGAGGTGCAGATCCGGCTGGAGACCGCGGGCATGTGCCATTCCGACCATCACATCGTGACCGGCGCGACGCCGATGCCCGCCTTCCCGGTGATGGGCGGCCACGAGGGCGCGGGCGTGATCACCAAGCTCGGGCCGAACTGCCCGGCCGACCTCGCCGTCGGCGATCACGTGATCCTGTCCTTCATTCCCGCCTGCGGCCGCTGTCCGGCGTGCGTGAGCGGCCACATGGCGCTGTGCGATCTGGGCGCGGGCCTGCTGATGGGTCAGGCGATCAGCGACGGCACCTACCGGATCCAGGCGCGCGGCGAGAACGTCATCCCGATGTGCCTGCTCGGCACCTTCTCGCCCTACATGACGGTGCACCACACTTCAGTGGTGAAGATCGATCCGAGCATTCCGTTCGAGGTGGCCTGCCTGGTCGGTTGTGGGGTGCCCACCGGATTCGGATCGTCCACCCACGTGGCCAAGGTCGAGCCCGGCGAGACCGTGGTGATCGCGGGCGTCGGCGGTGTCGGCATGAGCGCGTTGCAGGGCGCGGTGCTCTCCGGCGCGTCGAAAGTCGTGGCGATCGACCCGAATCCGTGGAAGCGGGAGCAGGCGCAGAAGTTCGGCGCCACGCACACCTACGAGAGCATGGCCGCCGCGATCATGCCGCTGATGGACGCCACCGAGGGGCGGATGGCCGAGAAGGTCATCCTCACCATGGGTGAGATGCACGGCGACTACATCGAGGAGGGCCTGATCCTCACCGCGAAGGCGGGCACCCTGGTCGTCACCTCGATGGGCCGGATGGACGCCGGCGAGGTGAAGATGAACAGCTTCCTGCTCTCGATGTTGCAGAAGACGGTGAAGGGCTGCATCTTCGGCGGCGGCAACGCCAGACAGGACGCCCCGAACCTGCTGCGCCTCTACAAGGCGGGCCAGCTCAACCTCGACGACATGGTCACCCGCAGCTACTCCCTCGAGGAGATCAACCAGGGCTACCAGGACATGCTCGACGGCAAGAATATCCGCGGCATCATCAAGTACACCGAGGCCGACTGGTAGTCCCCGGCGGTCAGCGGCGGGCGGCCAGCTTGGCCGCGATATCGGCGATCAGGTCGTAGGGGATCGGCTTGGTGAGCGGGAACTTCAGGGTTCCCCGACCGGCCCGATACGGCTCGACGGCCCGCTCGAAGGCTTTGTCGCCCGCCGGGATCGGATAGACGCTGACATGGTTCTTCCAGCCGGCGAAGTGGACGACGCTGTGTCCGTCCACCTTGAAGGTCGGGATGTCATAACTGATCGCCTCGGTCGCTTCGGGCAGCACGCGTTTGATGCGGTCCCGGATCTCCTCGAGGATGCTGCGCACGTCTTCGGGGAACGACGCGATATAGGTGTCGACGGTTGCGGTCTGCTTTGCCACGAGTTCCCTCGATTCCCTGAGCGGCTATCGATTGCGTCGTTGCGAGGGTGGAACACCGTCAGTCTAAGCAGACTTCGCTAGAGCTTCTTGCGATACCAGCACTGCGCGTACTTCTCCTCGTTGTGCGGCGCCGACTCCTGGTAGCCGACTCCTGGTAGCCGAGTCGCGCGTGGAGCGCCCGCGCCTCCACCAGATCCAGTCGGGTGTCCAGCACGATCTCCTCGGCGCCCAGCCCGCGCGCCGCCTGCTCGGCCGTCGTGACGAGCAGCGCGGCACCGCCACGGCCGCGCGCCCGCGGGTGGACGAAGACGCGATTCAGTTCCGCGGTCGACGAGTCGAGCAGCTGCACGCCCGCGGTACCGACCGCCTCGCCGTCGAGCCGCGCCACCAGTACCACGGGGCGGCGCGAATTCGGCCCCGCTGCGCGCCGCGATCTCGCGCTCCAGTTCCACCGGATCGGTCGTGCGCCCCTCGTGCAGCCGATACCACCGGTCGCTGACCTCGGTGTAGTACGCGCGCCACAGCCGCGCCGCCGCGGGGGAGTCGAACGGTTCCGCCGCGACGGACCAGGTGTTCGTCCGCACCGAAATGCCTCAGCGCGTGCAGCGCAGCAAAGCCCGGCGTAGATTGCGGCTGCGCACGTCGTCGAGGACGGCGAGGCCGAGCCGGTTCATCGTGTATCCGAAGCCCAGACCCGTTGTGGGGTCGGCGAATCCGAAGGAGCCGCCGAGGCCGGTGGTGCCGTAGGCGCGCTTGTCCGAACCGAACCGGAACTCGCAGGCGGACTTGCGGAAGCCGAGGTGGTAGCGGGTTTTGAGGTGCAACACCAGATCACCGGGCGGCACGTCCTCGGCGGTGTCCGGGGCCGCCAATCTGTCGAGCAGCGCGTCCTCGATGGGCAGCGCGCCGGTGCGGCCGGCCGCGGCGCCGTAGATCTTGGCCAGCGCCCTGGCATTGCCGACACCGTTGGAGCCCGGCATCTCCACCTCGAGGAATTCGCGGCGCGTCGCACGCGCCGGAGCGCCGACACGGGGGTTGCTGAGCGCCGAGTAGGCGAGTCCGCGTTTGGCGGCCAGTTGCGCCCCGATCCGCAGCGGGATGTCGCGTTCGTAGCGCAGCGCGTCCAGTCCGCGGGTCGCGGCCATGGTGGCGACGCGCTCGAGCCCGTGCTCGGCGGGCAGGCCGATGAAGAAGTCCAGGCCGAGCGGCTTCGCGAGGTCCTCGGCGAAGATCTGCCCGAGGGTGCGCCCGCGCGGGTCGACCCGGCGCAGCAACTCGCCCTGATACAACCCGAGCGTGATCGCGTGGTAGCCGTGCCTGGTACCCGGCCGCCACGCCGGCTTCTGCGCGGCCAGGATCGTGGCGAGCCTGTCGAGATCCGCGAGCTGCGGCAGCCGCACGATCGGATCCAGTCCGGACAGCCCGGCCTGATGATCGATCAGCTGACGGACTGTCACCGCCGCCTTGCCGTGTGCCGCGAACTCGGGCCAGTACGTCGCCACCGGCTCTTCGTAGTCGAGCAGTCCTTTCGAGACCGCGGTCGCGACCGTGAACGCGGCCAGGCCCTTGGTCGAGGAAAACACCGGGACGATCGTGTCGCGCTCCCACGGCAGTGTTCGACAGCGGTCTCGGTGGCCCGCCCACAGGTCGACCACGGGACGATCGCCCGCGTATACCGCGACCGCCGCTCCGATCTCACCGTGCTGGGCGAAGTTGCGGCGGAATGCGTCGGCGACGGGTCCGAAGCCGGACGCCACCTCGCCGTGGATCGTGGGCGTTTCACTCATAGTCGTTCGATGGTATCGGCGGTCGTCTCGTAGGCTCGCGGGGTGCGTGCACTCGAGCAGATCAGGGATTGGCCGGTCCGGCATGCGGCGGCCGCGGTCGTCGGCGCGGACGGCGCATCGGCGAGCGAGGGCGAGGTCGATCGGGTGTTCCCGCTCGCCTCGGTGACCAAGCCGCTGGTCGCCTACGCGGTGCTGGTCGCGGTGGAAGAGGGCGCGATCGAGTTGGATCAGCCCGCGGGCCCGGCGGGGTCGACGGTGCGGCACCTGCTTGCGCACACCTCCGGCCTCGCCTTCGACACCGATGACATCCAGGCCGCGCCCGGTACCCGCCGGATCTACTCCAGCGCAGGCTTCGAGGTGCTGGCCCGTTTCGTCGCAGAGCAGACCGGCATCGCCTTCGCGGAGTACCTGCGCGACGCGGTCTTCGCGCCCTTACAGATGAGCGCCTCGGTGCTGACCGGCTCGGCCGGGCACGCGGCGCGCTCGACTGTCGCCGATCTCACGCGTTTCGCGGCGGAATTGCTGAATCCACAGTTGATCTCCGCGGCTACTCATGCCGAAGCGACATCAGTCCAATTCCCCGGCCTGAATGGCGTGCTGCCCGGTTATGGTTCGCAGCGTCCGAATGATTGGGGACTCGGCTTCGAGATCCGCGACGGTAAGTCGCCGCACTGGACCGGAAGCTCGAATTCCTCGGCGACGTTCGGCCATTTCGGGCAGTCCGGCACATTTCTCTGGGTGGACCCCGCGTCGCGGTTGGCGTGTCTGGCATTGGCCGACCAGAATTTCGGCGACTGGGCCAGGGCGGCCTGGCCGCCACTCAGCGATGCGGTCATTGCCGAAGCCACACACGCAACACGGGGCTGAAGTAACACATGTAACATCGGGCACTCCAGTACACTCAGGCAACACCAGCAGGACGGGTCGTTGGGGAAGACGTCCCCCGTCGACGCTGGAGGTGTTAGTGGTGCGCGCATCGAGTCAGTTCGCGGACGTGACGGCGGGTGTGGTGTACATCCACTCGTCGCCCGCCGCGCTGTGCCCGCACGTCGAGTGGGCACTCACCTCGGCCTTGAGTTCGCCCGCGAAATTGCGCTGGACCGCGCAACCGGCGGACGGCCAATTGCGCGCGACCAGTGAATGGCTCGGACCCGTCGGCACCGCGTCCCGTATCGCGCAATCGCTGCGCTCCTGGCCGGTGCTCCGATTCGAAGTGACCGAAGACCCCAGCGAAGGCGTCG
This genomic interval carries:
- the pabB gene encoding aminodeoxychorismate synthase component I — translated: MRTLLIDNYDSFTYNLYQLISEVNGLEPTVVRNDEAGELELSRFDNIVISPGPGRPDVPRDVGISAAVIREAELPLLGVCLGHQGIVVAAGGIVAPAPAARHGYLDRIEHDDRDLFTGIPQGFTAVRYHSLCAQRPLPDTLEITALSADGVIMGVRHRDRPQWGVQFHPESIAGEFGATLLRNFAELTAAHRKPSASGRDRERRVDPVTMRLRPVTPSAPPPEPPSAVAALAPEQFPAGAEQFGVGDGSPPVDDRPTPPDRFGEPPRQWQLQHTVIDRAIDTESAFVRLYGNSPTAVWLDSEHVEPGLDRFSFLCDASGPLAEVVRYRVGSGEVTVESADGNRRVLAGGVLDYLAAELRRRRLELPTLPFDFVGGYVGYLGYEVKADCGGAAAHRAPTPDAQWLFADRIVVVDHVGGRTHLLSLTDSTPETLRAGADWLRDTAEALAALPTWANPPTLEIPSDGDAVEPLLIRGRARYLADIEVCQERLLAGESYEICLTDGVAIPAADDDGLDFYRTLRRCNPAPYAAYLRFDDLEIACSSPERFLKIDRSRTVESKPIKGTAPRGATPAEDARLARELADSPKTRAENLMIVDLLRNDLGRVCEIGSVHVPKLMAIESYMTMHQLVSTVRGTLRPDVDVIDCLRACFPGGSMTGAPKLRTMEIIDELETEARGVYSGTIGFLGLGGTADLNIVIRTAVRYDGRWRIGAGGAIVLDSTAEDEYHEMTLKAAATLRAAADRAVH
- a CDS encoding phosphotransferase family protein → MADAQPSGVDRDLVDFALVGKWMDEQGLPTGEFEEVTALGGGTQNVMLRFARGGHAYVLRRGPKHLRAKSNEVIRREARLLGALNDTEVRAPQVIAACPDESMIGAVFYLMEPIDGFNPANELPELHAGDPAIRKAMGLSAVEAIARLGALDYQALGLSDYGKPDGFLERQVPRWLGELESYAANEGYPGPRIPGVERTGEWLERHRPADWTPGILHGDCHLANMMFAYDGPQVAAMVDWEMSTIGDPLLDLGWQIATRPVPGTTGAALVGKLGAAGGLPTPEEMVAHYGRFSDRDLSAVNWYTVLACFKLGIVLEGTHARAFAGKAPKQVGDFLHAITLELFERAQSLME
- a CDS encoding DinB family protein, with protein sequence MPIVPDVKNWTWVVERACADCGFDPNGTAFEAVPALTRDTAVRFAEVLKRPDARVRPDDATWSALEYGAHVRDVCRLFDSRLALMLAGAPDGSVPRFANWDQDETAIADRYDQQDPARVSVELADAAERVARAFESVPVAQRRLRGERSDGSAFTVDSFARYFIHDLVHHVHDVRG
- a CDS encoding NDMA-dependent alcohol dehydrogenase → MKTKGAILWGIDQPWSVEEIEVGDPVSGEVQIRLETAGMCHSDHHIVTGATPMPAFPVMGGHEGAGVITKLGPNCPADLAVGDHVILSFIPACGRCPACVSGHMALCDLGAGLLMGQAISDGTYRIQARGENVIPMCLLGTFSPYMTVHHTSVVKIDPSIPFEVACLVGCGVPTGFGSSTHVAKVEPGETVVIAGVGGVGMSALQGAVLSGASKVVAIDPNPWKREQAQKFGATHTYESMAAAIMPLMDATEGRMAEKVILTMGEMHGDYIEEGLILTAKAGTLVVTSMGRMDAGEVKMNSFLLSMLQKTVKGCIFGGGNARQDAPNLLRLYKAGQLNLDDMVTRSYSLEEINQGYQDMLDGKNIRGIIKYTEADW
- a CDS encoding iron chaperone translates to MAKQTATVDTYIASFPEDVRSILEEIRDRIKRVLPEATEAISYDIPTFKVDGHSVVHFAGWKNHVSVYPIPAGDKAFERAVEPYRAGRGTLKFPLTKPIPYDLIADIAAKLAARR
- a CDS encoding GNAT family N-acetyltransferase, producing MARLDGEAVGTAGVQLLDSSTAELNRVFVHPRARGRGGAALLVTTAEQAARGLGAEEIVLDTRLDLVEARALHARLGYQESATRSRRRTTRRSTRSAGIARSSSEVCLD
- a CDS encoding serine hydrolase domain-containing protein — translated: MSETPTIHGEVASGFGPVADAFRRNFAQHGEIGAAVAVYAGDRPVVDLWAGHRDRCRTLPWERDTIVPVFSSTKGLAAFTVATAVSKGLLDYEEPVATYWPEFAAHGKAAVTVRQLIDHQAGLSGLDPIVRLPQLADLDRLATILAAQKPAWRPGTRHGYHAITLGLYQGELLRRVDPRGRTLGQIFAEDLAKPLGLDFFIGLPAEHGLERVATMAATRGLDALRYERDIPLRIGAQLAAKRGLAYSALSNPRVGAPARATRREFLEVEMPGSNGVGNARALAKIYGAAAGRTGALPIEDALLDRLAAPDTAEDVPPGDLVLHLKTRYHLGFRKSACEFRFGSDKRAYGTTGLGGSFGFADPTTGLGFGYTMNRLGLAVLDDVRSRNLRRALLRCTR
- a CDS encoding serine hydrolase domain-containing protein produces the protein MRALEQIRDWPVRHAAAAVVGADGASASEGEVDRVFPLASVTKPLVAYAVLVAVEEGAIELDQPAGPAGSTVRHLLAHTSGLAFDTDDIQAAPGTRRIYSSAGFEVLARFVAEQTGIAFAEYLRDAVFAPLQMSASVLTGSAGHAARSTVADLTRFAAELLNPQLISAATHAEATSVQFPGLNGVLPGYGSQRPNDWGLGFEIRDGKSPHWTGSSNSSATFGHFGQSGTFLWVDPASRLACLALADQNFGDWARAAWPPLSDAVIAEATHATRG
- a CDS encoding DUF3145 domain-containing protein, encoding MRASSQFADVTAGVVYIHSSPAALCPHVEWALTSALSSPAKLRWTAQPADGQLRATSEWLGPVGTASRIAQSLRSWPVLRFEVTEDPSEGVDGERYCFVPGLGLWHGSTSANGDVTLGEMRLRAMLQAAGELGKYNSYDLAAEIDRALGTPWDEDLEVYRYGTESGAEVTWLRRDVG